The Arvicanthis niloticus isolate mArvNil1 chromosome 2, mArvNil1.pat.X, whole genome shotgun sequence genome includes a window with the following:
- the Prdm12 gene encoding PR domain zinc finger protein 12 — MMGSVLPAEALVLKTGLKAPGLALAEVITSDILHSFLYGRWRNVLGEQLLEDKSHHASPKTAFTAEVLAQSFSGEVQKLSSLVLPVEVIIAQSSIPGEGLGIFSKTWIKAGTEMGPFTGRVIAPEHVDICKNNNLMWEVFNEDGTVRYFIDASQEDHRSWMTYIKCARNEQEQNLEVVQIGTSIFYKAIEMIPPDQELLVWYGNSHNTFLGIPGVPGLEEEQKKNKHEDFHPADSATGTAGRMRCVICHRGFNSRSNLRSHMRIHTLDKPFVCRFCNRRFSQSSTLRNHVRLHTGERPYKCQVCQSAYSQLAGLRAHQKSARHRPPSTTLQAHSPALPAPHAHAPALAAAAAAAAAAHHLPAMVL; from the exons ATGATGGGCTCTGTGCTCCCAGCTGAGGCCCTGGTGCTCAAAACAGGGCTGAAGGCTCCGGGGCTGGCGCTGGCAGAGGTCATCACCTCCGACATCCTGCACAGTTTCTTATATGGCCGATGGCGCAACGTGCTAGGCGAACAGCTGCTCGAGGACAAGAGCCACCACGCCAGCCCAAAGACCGCCTTCACCGCCGAGGTCCTGGCGCAGTCCTTCTCAGGAG AGGTGCAGAAGCTATCTAGCCTGGTGCTGCCGGTGGAAGTGATCATCGCCCAGAGTTCCATCCCAGGCGAGGGCCTTGGCATCTTCTCCAAGACGTGGATCAAGGCGGGCACGGAGATGGGCCCCTTCACTGGCCGAGTCATTGCCCCAGAGCATGTGGATATCTGCAAAAACAACAACCTGATGTGGGAG GTATTCAACGAGGATGGTACAGTACGCTACTTCATCGATGCCAGCCAGGAAGACCACCGAAGCTGGATGACCTACATCAAGTGTGCCCGGAACGAGCAGGAGCAGAACCTGGAAGTGGTACAAATAGGCACAAGCATCTTCTACAAGGCCATAGAG ATGATCCCTCCAGACCAGGAGCTGCTGGTCTGGTATGGAAATTCCCACAACACCTTCCTGGGCATCCCAGGTGTGCCAGGcctggaggaggaacagaagaaaaacaagcatG AGGACTTCCACCCGGCGGACTCCGCGACCGGCACCGCGGGCCGCATGCGCTGCGTCATCTGCCACCGCGGCTTCAACTCGCGCAGCAACCTGCGCTCGCACATGCGTATCCACACGCTGGACAAGCCCTTCGTGTGCCGCTTCTGCAACCGTCGCTTCAGCCAGTCGTCCACGCTGCGCAACCACGTGCGCCTGCACACGGGCGAGCGTCCCTACAAGTGCCAGGTGTGCCAGAGCGCCTACTCGCAGCTGGCCGGCCTGCGCGCGCACCAGAAGAGCGCGCGCCACCGGCCGCCCAGCACCACGCTGCAGGCGCACTCGCCCGCGCTACCCGCGCCCCACGCTCACGCGCCCGCGctcgccgccgccgctgccgccgccgccgcggcgCACCACCTGCCGGCCATGGTGCTGTGA